A stretch of the Thunnus thynnus chromosome 7, fThuThy2.1, whole genome shotgun sequence genome encodes the following:
- the LOC137186207 gene encoding extracellular calcium-sensing receptor-like, giving the protein MSHVVMGLVVVGLLLAFGAAEEEAPVCQILGSPEFPLLSKEGDVTIGGAFSIHSKITQPSLSFTDKPTHLTCSSVNLREFRFAQTMIFAIEEINRSDFLLPNVSIGYRIYDNCGSTLSSVRAVMALMNGDEWTVGKSCSGQSAVHAIIGESESSSTIVLSRTTGPFNIPVISHSATCECLSSRKEYPSFFRTIASDLYQSQALAQLVKHFGWTWVGAVNSDSDYGNNGMAIFLAAAQEEGVCVEYTEKFHRAEPEKLMKVVEVIRKSSAQVIVGFLAHVEMNNLLEQLSLHNITGRQFIGVEAWITADSLVTPTSFSVLGGSLGFAVQKANIIGLDDFLIKDFWETEFKCKETNRGNMAYTAACKENQDLIEFKDYDDDVQELRYSSNIYKAIYAVAHSLHSILKCSNRQRCDKTVKVTPLQVVESLKQVNFTIKNGDQVWFDSTGAAVARYEVVNWQRGSDGSVQFKPVGYYDASQPPGQKFVLKTEDIMWPGGNTELPVSVCSESCLPGTHKVLQKGKPVCCYDCKPCAEGEISNTTDSNDCTKCPEEFWSNQNRDACILKNVEFLSFTEIMGKVLVFFTLFGVLLTLIVAILFFIYGDTPLVKANNSELSFLLLFSLTLCFLCSLTFIGRPSEWSCMLRHTAFGITFVLCISCILGKTIVVLMVFKATLPSSNVMKWFGPIQQRLSVLAFTLIQVLICILWLTINPPFPFKNTKHYKEKIILECALGSPVGFWAVLGYIGLLAILCFVLAFLARKLPDNFNEAKFITLSMLIFCAVWITFIPAYVSSPGKFTVAVEIFAMLSSSYGILFCIFAPKCFIIVLKPELNTKKHLMRKTNK; this is encoded by the exons ATGTCTCATGTGGTAATGGGGCTGGTTGTCGTGGGGCTCCTGTTGGCATttggagcagcagaggaggaagctCCTGTCTGTCAGATACTGGGCAGTCCAGAGTTCCCTCTGCTGTCTAAAGAGGGAGATGTCACAATTGGGGGAGCCTTTTCCATCCACAGCAAAATCACACAACCATCTCTTTCCTTTACAGATAAGCCAACACATCTCACATGTTCCAG TGTCAACCTCAGGGAGTTTCGATTTGCCCAGACTATGATCTTTGCTATTGAAGAGATCAACAGAAGTGATTTTCTTCTTCCAAATGTTTCTATCGGATATCGTATTTATGACAATTGTGGTTCAACATTATCCTCAGTGCGTGCGGTGATGGCATTGATGAATGGTGATGAATGGACTGTGGGAAAGAGTTGCTCTGGTCAATCAGCTGTTCATGCCATTATCGGGGAGTCTGAATCCTCTTCAACTATTGTGCTGTCACGCACTACTGGACCATTCAACATACCAGTG atCAGTCATTCAGCAACATGTGAGTGTTTGAGTAGCAGGAAGGAGTATCCGTCTTTCTTTCGAACCATTGCCAGCGACCTTTACCAAAGTCAGGCACTTGCTCAGCTGGTCAAGCACTTTGGCTGGACCTGGGTGGGAGCAGTCAACAGCGATAGTGACTATGGCAACAACGGCATGGCCATCTTTCTTGCTGCAGCCCAGGAGgaaggagtgtgtgtggagTACACAGAGAAATTCCACAGAGCAGAGCCAGAAAAACTGATGAAAGTTGTAGAAGTGATCCGTAAGAGCTCAGCTCAGGTTATTGTTGGTTTTCTGGCCCATGTTGAAATGAACAACCTTCTAGAGCAGCTGAGTCTGCACAACATCACAGGCCGGCAGTTCATTGGTGTGGAGGCCTGGATCACTGCTGACAGCCTTGTGACTCCCACTAGCTTTAGTGTGCTGGGAGGTTCTCTGGGCTTTGCTGTGCAAAAGGCAAATATCATCGGCCTGGATGATTTTTTGATCAAAGATTTCTGGGAGACAGAGTTTAAGTGCAAGGAGACAAATAGGGGCAACATGGCATACACAGCAGCTTGCAAAGAAAACCAGGATCTAATTGAGTTTAaagattatgatgatgatgtacaAGAGCTGAGATACTCCAGTAACATCTACAAAGCCATCTATGCTGTGGCCCATTCTCTGCACAGCATCCTAAAATGCTCAAACAGACAGAGGTGTGATAAGACTGTTAAAGTTACACCCTTGCAG GTAGTGGAGTCTCTAAAGCAGGTAAATTTTACCATTAAGAATGGGGACCAGGTGTGGTTTGACAGCACAGGAGCAGCTGTGGCCCGCTATGAGGTGGTTAATTGGCAGCGTGGATCAGACGGCTCAGTTCAGTTTAAACCTGTCGGCTATTATGATGCCTCCCAACCTCCTGGACAGAAGTTTGTCCTCAAGACTGAAGACATAATGTGGCCTGGAGGAAACACAGAG TTGCCTGTGTCAGTGTGCAGTGAGAGCTGTCTTCCAGGGACTCATAAAGTTCTACAGAAAGGAAAGCCTGTCTGCTGCTACGACTGTAAACCATGTGCAGAGGGAGAAATCAGCAACACCACAG ATTCTAATGACTGCACAAAGTGTCCGGAAGAGTTTTGGTCCAATCAAAACAGAGATGCATGTatactgaaaaatgttgaatttctctctttcactgagATTATGGGCAAAGTACTtgtgtttttcactttgtttggGGTACTTCTTACTTTAATTGTGGCCATCCTATTCTTTATCTATGGGGACACTCCCTTAGTGAAGGCCAACAACTCTGAGCTGAGCTTCCTGCTGCTCTTCTCCTTGActctgtgtttcctgtgttcTCTGACCTTCATAGGCAGGCCCTCTGAGTGGTCCTGCATGCTGCGCCACACAGCATTTGGGATCACTTTTGTCCTATGTATTTCTTGTATTCTTGGTAAAACAATTGTGGTGTTGATGGTCTTTAAAGCTACACTTCCAAGTAGTAATGTAATGAAATGGTTTGGGCCTATACAGCAAAGACTCAGTGTTCTGGCATTCACTCTCATACAGGTTTTAATTTGTATACTTTGGCTAACAATCAACCCTCCTTTTcctttcaaaaacacaaaacactatAAGGAGAAGATTATTCTTGAGTGCGCCCTGGGATCCCCTGTGGGGTTCTGGGCTGTGTTAGGATACATAGGACTCTTAGCTATCTTATGTTTTGTGCTTGCCTTTTTGGCTCGAAAGTTGCCGGATAATTTCAATGAAGCCAAATTTATCACCCTCAGCATGTTGATATTCTGTGCAGTCTGGATCACCTTTATCCCAGCATACGTCAGCTCTCCTGGAAAGTTTACTGTGGCAGTGGAGATATTTGCTATGCTATCATCCAGTTATGGGATACTTTTCTGTATATTTGCACCAAAATGCTTTATTATTGTACTCAAACCTgaactaaacacaaaaaaacatctgatgaggaaaacaaacaaataa
- the LOC137186206 gene encoding extracellular calcium-sensing receptor-like isoform X1 — translation MCDCVYVMLLFVFFIGAVGAEEDTAACKMLGSPEFPLLSKEGDITIGGAFSIHSQISDPPLSFTDTPEPLICSRINFREFLFAQTMIFTIEEINNSSSLLPNVSLGYKVFDSCSSTMASTRAVMSLMNREERTLRKTCSSQTPVHAIIAASESSLTTVMLQISGVFQIPMISHFATCACLSNRNEYPSFFRTIPSDYYQSRALAKLVKHFGWTWIGAIRSDNDYGNNGMATFITAARQQGVCIEYSEVISRTDRSEHIAKVVRVIRSGSARVLVAFISQGEMDLLLEEALNQNLTGLQWVGSESWITAGYLAIKRYSGILAGSLGFTIRKGKIPGLLDFLLQVNPSQNPQNNLLKEFWEATFGCSFQSSMHGQPQCSGSEKLENINNPFTDVSELRISHNVYKAVYAVAHAMHNMLKCTQSGENVNQSCIWRDDLKPKEVVKYLQGVNFTLQSGESIHFDENGDPVATYELVNWQKNQAGNTVFVAVGSYDASLPKEKQFTMSKINITWANDSLKRPQSVCSESCLPGFRQAVIKGKPICCFSCIACAAGEITNSTNSAECSRCSLEYWSNKDHSQCVPKVIEFLSYGETMGALLAVFSLFGASLTLVVSCVFFRFRHTPLVKASNSELSFLLLFSLTLCFLCSLTFIGRPTEWSCMLRHTAFGIAFALCMSCILAKTIAVVMAFKAKRPANTVPQCSAPLQRTSVLSCTLLQVFVCVLWLALAPPFPYKNTAHATEKIILECDLGSPIGFWAVLGYIGLLAALCFILAFLARKLPDNFNEAKFITFSMLIFCAVWVTFIPAYVSSPGKFTVAVEIFAILASSFGLLFCIFAPKCYILLLKPERNTKKHMMGRNKSTMNE, via the exons atgtgtgattgtgtttatgtaatgttactgtttgtgttttttataggAGCCGTAGGAGCCGAGGAAGACACTGCGGCCTGTAAGATGCTAGGGAGCCCAGAGTTTCCTCTGTTATCTAAAGAGGGAGATATCACTATTGGAGGAGCTTTCTCCATCCATAGCCAAATCTCAGATCCTCCACTCTCCTTCACAGATACTCCAGAACCTCTCATATGCTCCAG GATAAATTTCAGAGAATTTCTTTTTGCCCAAACAATGATTTTTACCATCGAGGAGATCAACAATAGCAGCTCTTTGCTGCCTAATGTCTCACTTGGCTATAAGGtgtttgacagctgtagttcaACAATGGCTTCAACGCGTGCAGTAATGAGTCTAATGAATAGAGAGGAAAGGACTTTGAGGAAAACATGCTCCAGCCAGACACCTGTTCATGCCATTATTGCAGCCTCGGAGTCCTCATTAACCACTGTGATGCTACAAATTTCAGGGGTTTTCCAAATACCAATG ATCAGCCACTTTGCCACTTGTGCTTGTCTAAGTAACAGAAATGAATACCCCTCCTTCTTCAGAACCATCCCCAGTGACTACTACCAGAGCAGAGCCTTAGCAAAACTGGTAAAGCACTTTGGCTGGACCTGGATTGGGGCAATCAGAAGTGACAATGACTATGGTAACAATGGCATGGCAACATTTATCACAGCTGCACGGCAGCAGGGGGTCTGTATTGAGTATTCAGAAGTCATTTCAAGGACTGACCGAAGTGAGCACATTGCCAAGGTTGTCAGAGTGATCCGTAGTGGCAGTGCTCGGGTTTTAGTTGCCTTCATTTCCCAGGGTGAGATGGACCTTCTACTTGAGGAAGCTCTGAACCAGAACTTGACTGGGCTGCAGTGGGTGGGCAGTGAGTCCTGGATAACAGCAGGATATCTGGCCATCAAGAGGTACTCTGGCATCCTGGCAGGGTCTCTTGGCTTCACTATCAGAAAGGGAAAGATCCCAGGCCTGCTAGATTTTCTTTTGCAGGTTAACCCAAGTCAGAATCCTCAAAATAACCTCCTCAAAGAGTTCTGGGAAGCCACCTTTGGCTGCAGTTTTCAATCCAGTATGCATGGTCAGCCACAGTGCTCTGGCTCTGAGAAGCTAGAGAATATTAATAATCCTTTCACTGATGTGTCAGAGCTAAGAATATCTCACAATGTGTATAAGGCTGTGTATGCTGTGGCTCATGCTATGcataacatgttaaaatgcaCACAAAGTGGTGAAAATGTGAACCAGTCCTGTATATGGAGAGACGATTTAAAGCCaaaagag GTTGTGAAATATCTACAAGGTGTGAATTTCACCCTTCAGTCAGGAGAAAGCATACACTTTGATGAGAATGGAGACCCTGTAGCGACTTATGAGCTGGTGAACTGGCAGAAAAACCAAGCAGGAAATACTGTGTTTGTGGCTGTAGGGAGCTACGATGCTTCACTACCAAAAGAAAAGCAGTTTACCATGagcaaaataaacataacatgGGCTAATGACTCCCTGAAG AGGCCTCAGTCTGTGTGCAGTGAAAGCTGTCTGCCAGGTTTCCGCCAGGCAGTTATTAAAGGCAAACCCATCTGCTGTTTCTCCTGCATCGCCTGTGCTGCCGGAGAGATCACCAACTCCACCA ATTCTGCAGAGTGTTCACGATGCTCACTGGAGTACTGGTCAAATAAAGATCACAGCCAGTGTGTTCCAAAGGTGATCGAGTTCTTATCTTATGGCGAAACCATGGGGGCCCTCCTTGCTGTTTTCTCATTGTTCGGAGCAAGTTTAACATTGGTGGTCTCATGTGTTTTCTTTCGGTTTCGTCACACACCTCTTGTCAAAGCCAGTAACTCTGAGCTGAGCTTCCTGCTGCTCTTCTCCCTGActctgtgtttcctgtgttcTCTGACTTTCATAGGCCGGCCCACTGAGTGGTCCTGCATGCTGCGCCACACTGCGTTCGGCATCGCATTTGCCTTGTGCATGTCTTGTATCTTGGCTAAAACCATAGCAGTGGTGATGGCCTTTAAGGCTAAAAGGCCAGCAAACACAGTCCCTCAGTGTTCTGCTCCGCTTCAGAGAACAAGtgttctcagctgtactttactTCAGGTGTTCGTTTGTGTGCTGTGGTTAGCTCTTGCCCCTCCATTCCCTTACAAAAATACTGCTCATGCTACAGAAAAGATTATTCTTGAGTGTGATTTAGGTTCACCTATAGGGTTCTGGGCTGTTCTGGGGTATATAGGACTCTTGGCTGCGCTATGCTTCATCCTTGCTTTTCTGGCTCGAAAGCTGCCTGATAATTTCAATGAAGCCAAATTTATCACCTTCAGCATGTTGATATTCTGTGCAGTCTGGGTCACATTTATCCCAGCATATGTCAGCTCTCCTGGGAAGTTCACTGTAGCTGTGGAGATATTTGCTATTCTGGCTTCTAGCTTTGGGTTACTTTTCTGTATATTTGCTccaaaatgttatattttactATTGAAACCAGAGAGAAATACTAAAAAACATATGATGGGGAGAAACAAGAGCACTATGAATGAGTAA
- the LOC137186206 gene encoding extracellular calcium-sensing receptor-like isoform X2 yields the protein MLGSPEFPLLSKEGDITIGGAFSIHSQISDPPLSFTDTPEPLICSREFLFAQTMIFTIEEINNSSSLLPNVSLGYKVFDSCSSTMASTRAVMSLMNREERTLRKTCSSQTPVHAIIAASESSLTTVMLQISGVFQIPMISHFATCACLSNRNEYPSFFRTIPSDYYQSRALAKLVKHFGWTWIGAIRSDNDYGNNGMATFITAARQQGVCIEYSEVISRTDRSEHIAKVVRVIRSGSARVLVAFISQGEMDLLLEEALNQNLTGLQWVGSESWITAGYLAIKRYSGILAGSLGFTIRKGKIPGLLDFLLQVNPSQNPQNNLLKEFWEATFGCSFQSSMHGQPQCSGSEKLENINNPFTDVSELRISHNVYKAVYAVAHAMHNMLKCTQSGENVNQSCIWRDDLKPKEVVKYLQGVNFTLQSGESIHFDENGDPVATYELVNWQKNQAGNTVFVAVGSYDASLPKEKQFTMSKINITWANDSLKRPQSVCSESCLPGFRQAVIKGKPICCFSCIACAAGEITNSTNSAECSRCSLEYWSNKDHSQCVPKVIEFLSYGETMGALLAVFSLFGASLTLVVSCVFFRFRHTPLVKASNSELSFLLLFSLTLCFLCSLTFIGRPTEWSCMLRHTAFGIAFALCMSCILAKTIAVVMAFKAKRPANTVPQCSAPLQRTSVLSCTLLQVFVCVLWLALAPPFPYKNTAHATEKIILECDLGSPIGFWAVLGYIGLLAALCFILAFLARKLPDNFNEAKFITFSMLIFCAVWVTFIPAYVSSPGKFTVAVEIFAILASSFGLLFCIFAPKCYILLLKPERNTKKHMMGRNKSTMNE from the exons ATGCTAGGGAGCCCAGAGTTTCCTCTGTTATCTAAAGAGGGAGATATCACTATTGGAGGAGCTTTCTCCATCCATAGCCAAATCTCAGATCCTCCACTCTCCTTCACAGATACTCCAGAACCTCTCATATGCTCCAG AGAATTTCTTTTTGCCCAAACAATGATTTTTACCATCGAGGAGATCAACAATAGCAGCTCTTTGCTGCCTAATGTCTCACTTGGCTATAAGGtgtttgacagctgtagttcaACAATGGCTTCAACGCGTGCAGTAATGAGTCTAATGAATAGAGAGGAAAGGACTTTGAGGAAAACATGCTCCAGCCAGACACCTGTTCATGCCATTATTGCAGCCTCGGAGTCCTCATTAACCACTGTGATGCTACAAATTTCAGGGGTTTTCCAAATACCAATG ATCAGCCACTTTGCCACTTGTGCTTGTCTAAGTAACAGAAATGAATACCCCTCCTTCTTCAGAACCATCCCCAGTGACTACTACCAGAGCAGAGCCTTAGCAAAACTGGTAAAGCACTTTGGCTGGACCTGGATTGGGGCAATCAGAAGTGACAATGACTATGGTAACAATGGCATGGCAACATTTATCACAGCTGCACGGCAGCAGGGGGTCTGTATTGAGTATTCAGAAGTCATTTCAAGGACTGACCGAAGTGAGCACATTGCCAAGGTTGTCAGAGTGATCCGTAGTGGCAGTGCTCGGGTTTTAGTTGCCTTCATTTCCCAGGGTGAGATGGACCTTCTACTTGAGGAAGCTCTGAACCAGAACTTGACTGGGCTGCAGTGGGTGGGCAGTGAGTCCTGGATAACAGCAGGATATCTGGCCATCAAGAGGTACTCTGGCATCCTGGCAGGGTCTCTTGGCTTCACTATCAGAAAGGGAAAGATCCCAGGCCTGCTAGATTTTCTTTTGCAGGTTAACCCAAGTCAGAATCCTCAAAATAACCTCCTCAAAGAGTTCTGGGAAGCCACCTTTGGCTGCAGTTTTCAATCCAGTATGCATGGTCAGCCACAGTGCTCTGGCTCTGAGAAGCTAGAGAATATTAATAATCCTTTCACTGATGTGTCAGAGCTAAGAATATCTCACAATGTGTATAAGGCTGTGTATGCTGTGGCTCATGCTATGcataacatgttaaaatgcaCACAAAGTGGTGAAAATGTGAACCAGTCCTGTATATGGAGAGACGATTTAAAGCCaaaagag GTTGTGAAATATCTACAAGGTGTGAATTTCACCCTTCAGTCAGGAGAAAGCATACACTTTGATGAGAATGGAGACCCTGTAGCGACTTATGAGCTGGTGAACTGGCAGAAAAACCAAGCAGGAAATACTGTGTTTGTGGCTGTAGGGAGCTACGATGCTTCACTACCAAAAGAAAAGCAGTTTACCATGagcaaaataaacataacatgGGCTAATGACTCCCTGAAG AGGCCTCAGTCTGTGTGCAGTGAAAGCTGTCTGCCAGGTTTCCGCCAGGCAGTTATTAAAGGCAAACCCATCTGCTGTTTCTCCTGCATCGCCTGTGCTGCCGGAGAGATCACCAACTCCACCA ATTCTGCAGAGTGTTCACGATGCTCACTGGAGTACTGGTCAAATAAAGATCACAGCCAGTGTGTTCCAAAGGTGATCGAGTTCTTATCTTATGGCGAAACCATGGGGGCCCTCCTTGCTGTTTTCTCATTGTTCGGAGCAAGTTTAACATTGGTGGTCTCATGTGTTTTCTTTCGGTTTCGTCACACACCTCTTGTCAAAGCCAGTAACTCTGAGCTGAGCTTCCTGCTGCTCTTCTCCCTGActctgtgtttcctgtgttcTCTGACTTTCATAGGCCGGCCCACTGAGTGGTCCTGCATGCTGCGCCACACTGCGTTCGGCATCGCATTTGCCTTGTGCATGTCTTGTATCTTGGCTAAAACCATAGCAGTGGTGATGGCCTTTAAGGCTAAAAGGCCAGCAAACACAGTCCCTCAGTGTTCTGCTCCGCTTCAGAGAACAAGtgttctcagctgtactttactTCAGGTGTTCGTTTGTGTGCTGTGGTTAGCTCTTGCCCCTCCATTCCCTTACAAAAATACTGCTCATGCTACAGAAAAGATTATTCTTGAGTGTGATTTAGGTTCACCTATAGGGTTCTGGGCTGTTCTGGGGTATATAGGACTCTTGGCTGCGCTATGCTTCATCCTTGCTTTTCTGGCTCGAAAGCTGCCTGATAATTTCAATGAAGCCAAATTTATCACCTTCAGCATGTTGATATTCTGTGCAGTCTGGGTCACATTTATCCCAGCATATGTCAGCTCTCCTGGGAAGTTCACTGTAGCTGTGGAGATATTTGCTATTCTGGCTTCTAGCTTTGGGTTACTTTTCTGTATATTTGCTccaaaatgttatattttactATTGAAACCAGAGAGAAATACTAAAAAACATATGATGGGGAGAAACAAGAGCACTATGAATGAGTAA